The nucleotide sequence TGGGAGTTATATTTGGAAAAATCCCCCGATAATAATTGGTGCCTGGAAGATAAAAAATATTGTTTAAATGGTTTGTTGGAGAGGGAGAGAGAGGAGCAGTTGACGGAAAAGTTTAATAACTTATCCGAGCCGAAGCCGTTCGCCTACGAAGTTTTGGAAGGAGAAAGTTATAGTAGCGTTGCTAAAAAATTTGAAGTGGGTTATAATGAATTACTAAGGATAAATAAGTACCAACGGATAATGTCAGGCAAAGAGATAATTATTCCGGTAAGCCAGAAGGCGCAAGATGAATATTTTGTTGCCAAGAAAAAAATTGAGAATGAGATTATCGGCTTGGATAAACAGCGGGTAGTGCAATGCCAGAGTCGCCACGGATTTTTTCCCGCGTTCAAGGATTTGTTTTATTCTTGGCAGAGCCCATTAGGCAAGAATGATAGCCATACTTTAGCGGGCAGTTATGCAAATGGGTGGGTTTTAGATCCCAATTATATCAAGAATAATTATCCCAAAAATTTTTATAAAAAAAATTCGGACGGTTCTATTGATATTGAGTTAATTGTTTATTTTCGCCCACAGTCGTATTTTTATTTGGCCCTATCCTCAGTTGTGCTTTCGTTGTTTATATACGTGTTGTTTGTTTTTAATTTTTTAAAAAGATGAAATTTTTTAAAAAGCATAAATTAATTATTTTAGCCGTGGCATTAGCGGCAGTGATTATTGCCGCTTCGTTTTTTCATTATTTGACAAATTGGCGATTCGCCGAGAGTGAGGAGTATAATTTTAACGGTTTATCTTACGACAATTTGCTCTCCGACCATTCTTTTGAAGATGAAAATTCGTGGGGTTTTAAAATTAGTATTGACGACAGTTTTTACAAAAATATTAAATTGAGCGGTGTTCAGTCATGTCAAGGAAGGATAAGCCTTTCCTACCTAACCGAACCCATCCGGGTAAGGTATTATCCCGAGAAATTTGAAGGTCCGGAAGCCAAAAGCACGGTTATTTTCAAATTTTACGACCCGGATGGTAACTTTGTTTCCAACCTAACCTATGTTCTAAATGGCGCTACTGACCATTGGGCCAATATTAATACGATCGCCGGCGGTATTAGTTTTATAACTAATATCAGGAATAACCATAAAGTGGGGGAAATTTCCGAAGTCAGTTTTGACAATATCTTGAAAGATCAAAACAACGGCGCTAAAAGAATCGGCGCTCCTGCCCTCAAGAAAGAAAATATCAGCAAAGTGGAGCTGGAGCTGTGGAGCTGGTACAGCCCCGCCGGAGGAGACGTTAAAGTTTCTTACGAGGGATGGGAAAGGTACGCCTACGTTGATAGCAATGTTAATTTTAAATTTATAGATGTTTTGCATGATGAAAACTTGCAGGAGCGTTCTCCAATTTATAAAGCCCGTTATTTTCCGAGCGATGGTCAAAAATATTTGGAATTATCCGCGCCCCTCCATCATTTTTCCGAATTTACGCAAAAAATTAATTTGGAGCCGGGAACGGAATATATTTTATTAGCCGATGCCCGCGTAAGGGCCGGTAAAAGCTCGCCCATTATAGAGATAGTTGATTCTCAAAACAACACTCTTTTTTCAGAAAGTTTGGATTTTTGTCTGGGTCAGGCGGGTTGGTACCGGTTCGGAGGAGTGTTTTCTTCAAATGGCTCCGAGGCCTTGTTAAAGTTAAAAGTTTTTAATGCGCTAAATAAAATTAATTCCGATCGTGTTGATTTTGACAATATTTGGCTGATTAAAGTGCCGTCCGATTATAGTAGAAAGAGATATTTATCCGATATAGCGAAAGTTTTTAATATCAAAGAAGACAATAAAAATTTTATTCCCACCGCCTTGGATTATTCCAAGCTTTACGGGGAAGAATTCGCGAATGAACTCTCGGCCGCTTATGATGGGCTGGGCGTGCCGATTTACGATTTGTATTTTGACGAAAATAAATTTTATTCCGGGGATATTAAAAGTGACAAGATAGCCGCCACTCTTGTTTATAACGGAAATTCCTATAAAACTAAAATGAGGGTGAGGGGCGATTACGGAGTTCATTCCGTGGCACCCGTCAAGTCGTTGCGAATTGATTTTTCGGGGTCGGAATCTTTTTATGGCAAAAGCTCCATAAATTTAATCAGGCCGTTGGTTCGAGGGTTTATCAATGAGGAATACAGTTATTATGTAGCCGCAAAATTGGGTTTAATTAACCTGGATAATCAATTTGTGTTTCTTAGAGTCAATGGTCGACCCTATGGCTTAATGCATGAAATGGAACAATGGTCGGAGGAATTGCTTGAAAAAAACCAAAAACCGCTAGGTGATCTGTATAGCGGCGAGGGAGATGACATGGGGACTGAAGCGCATATTAATGCTTATAAAAAAGTTACGCCAGTTTTTTGGGATAAGTATACCAAAGACCCTTTTCAGAATAAAAATGATAATACCAACATTCTTTTGCTGATTAATTTTTTGGATTGGGGGATGCTGGACAAATTCGAAGCAATGATTAATATGGAAAAATTTTTAATATGGAATGCCCACGCTATTTTAGTGGGTAGCACCCATCAAGACCAAGTCCATAACAACAGATTT is from Patescibacteria group bacterium and encodes:
- a CDS encoding CotH kinase family protein, producing MKFFKKHKLIILAVALAAVIIAASFFHYLTNWRFAESEEYNFNGLSYDNLLSDHSFEDENSWGFKISIDDSFYKNIKLSGVQSCQGRISLSYLTEPIRVRYYPEKFEGPEAKSTVIFKFYDPDGNFVSNLTYVLNGATDHWANINTIAGGISFITNIRNNHKVGEISEVSFDNILKDQNNGAKRIGAPALKKENISKVELELWSWYSPAGGDVKVSYEGWERYAYVDSNVNFKFIDVLHDENLQERSPIYKARYFPSDGQKYLELSAPLHHFSEFTQKINLEPGTEYILLADARVRAGKSSPIIEIVDSQNNTLFSESLDFCLGQAGWYRFGGVFSSNGSEALLKLKVFNALNKINSDRVDFDNIWLIKVPSDYSRKRYLSDIAKVFNIKEDNKNFIPTALDYSKLYGEEFANELSAAYDGLGVPIYDLYFDENKFYSGDIKSDKIAATLVYNGNSYKTKMRVRGDYGVHSVAPVKSLRIDFSGSESFYGKSSINLIRPLVRGFINEEYSYYVAAKLGLINLDNQFVFLRVNGRPYGLMHEMEQWSEELLEKNQKPLGDLYSGEGDDMGTEAHINAYKKVTPVFWDKYTKDPFQNKNDNTNILLLINFLDWGMLDKFEAMINMEKFLIWNAHAILVGSTHQDQVHNNRFYFDNTYGGFEPIPWDMRAYYGPEQIGNIIYNTFADFLLKDINVFDKRNKILWDYVTDKDNVKDDRDYYKQVLDQIKKPLEASEIYSWGAEEIDNYKSIEKSLEDTLTLIAEHDKQIADLLSKNNVLSVNFLDMGKGDDGELLVKMAIEPELEDDFSSSLLRGISLGKKFAGKSLSIYEDSNKDGIFDLESDALISSLSIEDRSAYLGLGGILPSKFYYNTYINIAPYVLSVADFKQMSDSGFLNDEEKSLLSSAYEFDEKTGAYYLYVDSKNSQLIKLFKKVDYIPGYTKSVYFLKVGGVGSIFNVLSDVKIDAVNATTGSSLEINSEARKMEGSIKLSGVENFSDSLSLSYLTEPIRVRYYPEKFEGPEAKSTVIFKFYDPDGNFVSNLTYVLNGATDHWANINTIAGGISFITNIRNNHKVGEISEVSFDNILKDQNNGAKRIGAPALKKENISKVELELWSWYSPAGGDVKVSYEGWERY